The following nucleotide sequence is from Leptolyngbyaceae cyanobacterium.
AATTAAGAATGAAACTGGTGGGTTATTTTTGCCGCGCTGCACTAGGGACTAGGGGTAAGAATAAATTAGTAATCATAGTTTTAGCAATTAAGAATGCCTTAATCGCCTTGACGGTTGCGGTAATTGTAGATGACACCACATTAATTTTATCGATATCAAATTAACTATACACCTTTCTGTGAAATGGAGAGATGTACAGTTGTAAAAAATCAGTTAATTTTTATCCTTTATCCTTCTCAATGACAAATGACAAATGACCAATGACAAATGACAATCAATCTAAAATCGAATGATTTCTGTATGATTTTCCAACGGCAGATAAATAGTTAACACTTCGCCTTGCTGGGGGCGTTGGCGCACGATCAGTTTGCCGCCCAGTGCTTGGAAGAGATTTTTGGTAACGTTGTGGTTGAGGCTAATGCTACCAGTTTCCGGCTCGAACATCAGCAGTTGACCGATGAACTTGCGAGTCGGCTGAGTGTCTTTGTTTGGCGAGAGTTTCTCAGTTTGGCATTCAGGGGCTACCGCACCGGTATGGGGCTGAAGTTGCAGTTTCAGTTGATTGCCGGCTGGGATCACCTGGACTTGAATGTGGCTACCTGCGGGTAAATTGCGGGTGAAGTTATCGATCAATCCGGTGAGAATGCGATCGAGCATGGTAGGATCGCTGACTACCTGGGGCATTTGTTGCGGTAAGACAACATCCAAGGTGAGATTGCGCCGATTGGCTTGTTTTTCCCAACGAGGTAAGCTTTGCTGGAGAACTTGGGCGAGGGAAACTGGCGTGAGGCGAACGGCAGATGATTCTTTGGGAGATACTTCTAATTCTGCGGCTTGGAAAAGCAATTCCATGCGATCGATCTGTTCGCTACATTCGCGATCGATAATTTCTAAACGTTTGATAATATCTGGTGCTAAGTCTTTGCGTTTGAGTAAGAGTCGCGTCAAAGTGCGAATCGTCGTCAGAGGCGTTCTCACTTCATGGGCGAATGCCTGCAACAATTCCACATCGTTGGATGGGGAAGCGGGTATCGGGAATTGGGAATGGGAAATTTCCTGACTATCTTGATGCTTGATGTGGGATACCTGATGTTCGATATCCTCATCTGGCATATGTTTGAGCAACAATTGACTGAATTGCATCACCGTTCGGTAATCCGGTGGGGCAGGGGAAAATTGACCGGCCAAATTATCTAACTGGCGGATGTGATGGGGTCCGCTTAACAATACCCGACTCCTCAACGCTACCCAAGCTTGCTGCACTACTTCCGGTGCAAAGGAATACATGAAAGCGGGAATACCGTTGAGGTCTTCTCCCAAAACCATCACTAAACTAAAGTTAGCGGTTAAAACTAAACAAAACTGTTCGACTGCTAAAGGATCGGTGGGCGCTAATGCTAAAGAATTACCGCAATCGTTGGTAGGCGCGTTGCCTTCTTTGGCTGGCGGCAACTGAAAACGGGCGCTAATCCAAGGATTTGCTAGCTGAGTGGTAAAAGTCCAGGTGGGAAAGTGGCAATTGACGCTGGGATGGCTGAAAATGGGAGTAGGGCCAGCTAAAATGATGCCTTGGGGTGCTGGCTGGTGAAGGTGGTGTTTGTCAGCAGGTTCGATCGCCGATCGCAATATTACCTCTAAAGCTGCGATCGCGCCCATCCATTCCCGTTC
It contains:
- a CDS encoding HAMP domain-containing sensor histidine kinase, which translates into the protein MPSLSEILAQSSENWAEDALQPAKTRTARARVKAEREWMGAIAALEVILRSAIEPADKHHLHQPAPQGIILAGPTPIFSHPSVNCHFPTWTFTTQLANPWISARFQLPPAKEGNAPTNDCGNSLALAPTDPLAVEQFCLVLTANFSLVMVLGEDLNGIPAFMYSFAPEVVQQAWVALRSRVLLSGPHHIRQLDNLAGQFSPAPPDYRTVMQFSQLLLKHMPDEDIEHQVSHIKHQDSQEISHSQFPIPASPSNDVELLQAFAHEVRTPLTTIRTLTRLLLKRKDLAPDIIKRLEIIDRECSEQIDRMELLFQAAELEVSPKESSAVRLTPVSLAQVLQQSLPRWEKQANRRNLTLDVVLPQQMPQVVSDPTMLDRILTGLIDNFTRNLPAGSHIQVQVIPAGNQLKLQLQPHTGAVAPECQTEKLSPNKDTQPTRKFIGQLLMFEPETGSISLNHNVTKNLFQALGGKLIVRQRPQQGEVLTIYLPLENHTEIIRF